In Hasllibacter sp. MH4015, the following proteins share a genomic window:
- the prfA gene encoding peptide chain release factor 1, with translation MLPQDRLRQITDRFEYLEAQLNAGPDASQIAQISREYAELKPVVGEIAAYNQLLADMAEAEMMLDDPDMRPLAEEELPRLRDAIPAAEKSLQLALLPRDAADAKPAMIEIRPGTGGDEAALFAGDLLRMYTRYSETRGWRLEIIDLAETELGGIKEVTARIEGENVFARLKFESGVHRVQRVPETESGGRIHTSAATVAVLPEAEEVDIDIPAQDIRIDTMRASGAGGQHVNTTDSAVRITHLPSGIVVTSSEKSQHRNREIAMQVLRARLYDAERQKAADAMAADRKAQVGSGDRSERIRTYNFPQGRLTDHRINLTLYKLDQVMAGDLDEIIDALTAEDQAMKLAEMEG, from the coding sequence ATGTTGCCCCAAGACCGCCTTCGCCAGATCACTGACCGGTTCGAGTACCTCGAAGCGCAACTGAATGCCGGGCCAGATGCGTCCCAGATCGCCCAGATCAGCCGCGAATACGCGGAGCTGAAGCCGGTCGTCGGGGAAATCGCCGCCTATAATCAACTGCTTGCGGATATGGCCGAGGCAGAGATGATGCTGGATGATCCCGACATGCGGCCGCTTGCCGAGGAAGAGCTTCCCCGCCTTCGCGATGCCATCCCGGCGGCCGAAAAGTCGCTGCAACTGGCGCTTCTGCCCCGGGACGCCGCCGATGCGAAACCCGCCATGATCGAAATCCGCCCCGGTACCGGTGGTGACGAGGCCGCCTTGTTCGCGGGCGACCTTCTTCGGATGTATACCCGGTACAGCGAGACGCGCGGCTGGCGGCTCGAAATCATCGACCTCGCCGAAACCGAGCTTGGCGGGATCAAGGAGGTCACGGCGCGGATCGAGGGCGAAAACGTCTTCGCCCGGCTGAAATTCGAATCCGGTGTCCACCGGGTGCAGCGCGTTCCGGAAACCGAATCCGGCGGACGCATTCATACGTCGGCTGCCACCGTCGCCGTCCTGCCGGAAGCGGAGGAGGTGGATATCGACATCCCCGCGCAGGACATCCGCATCGACACGATGCGGGCCAGCGGGGCAGGGGGACAGCATGTGAACACCACCGATTCCGCGGTGCGGATCACGCACCTCCCCTCGGGGATCGTTGTCACCAGTTCCGAGAAGTCGCAGCACCGCAACCGGGAGATCGCGATGCAGGTGCTGCGCGCCCGGCTCTACGATGCCGAACGCCAGAAGGCCGCCGATGCGATGGCCGCGGACCGCAAGGCGCAGGTGGGCTCCGGCGACCGGTCGGAACGGATTCGCACTTACAATTTCCCGCAAGGTCGCTTGACCGATCACCGGATCAACCTGACGCTTTACAAGCTGGACCAGGTGATGGCGGGGGATCTGGACGAGATCATCGACGCCCTGACCGCCGAGGATCAGGCGATGAAGCTGGCGGAGATGGAGGGGTGA